From Epinephelus lanceolatus isolate andai-2023 chromosome 5, ASM4190304v1, whole genome shotgun sequence, the proteins below share one genomic window:
- the ano5a gene encoding anoctamin-5 isoform X2, whose amino-acid sequence MHRITGKAGGDSLIEMSPTDSFNDDINGYNQHPSSSTGSFQQGQSESPLRPDVCVETCESLNTSLASLAASDHSDSPKFEDQTLERINALTGLARKRALFLKFRSRIDKQQHSKDSVFFRDGLRRIDFVLSYVDDKDDERKQERRKVYEANLVNVGLELETEDKSESEDGKTYFVKIHAPWEVLATYADVLKIKVPFKANDIPENSEMPMNWLSTPFRLPEHIMHPEPDYFTASFDKSKSDFFLIDDKDTFFPPSTRNRIVNYILSRCSYYRDECGDKDKKGIKRLLNNGTYTAAFPLHDCRYWTRSRDANCESERYSLYKHWARFFCFFKEQPLNLIRKYYGEKIGIYFAWLGFYTEMLLFAAIVGTICFIYGFLTYDDNEWSKEICSPDIGGNIVMCPLCDKKCGYWKLNSTCNSSWQSHLFDNVATVFFAIFMGIWVTLFLEFWKRRQARLEYEWDLVDFEEEQQQLQLRPEYETKCTNRKLNRITQEMEPYLPITSKCARSCLSGATVLLWISLIIACIIGVIAYRLAVYAAFASIMKDNPTSHLQVVGPYITPQLATSVTASCINFVIIMILNLMYEKVAVWITDMEIPKTHMEYENKLTVKMFLFQFVNYYSSCFYVAFFKGKFVGYPGKYEYMFGSKLRNEECDPGGCLIELTTQLVIVMTGKQVWGNIQEALVPWLMNWWGSRKARNHPESLYSRWEQDHDLQGFGQLGLFYEYLEMVIQFGFITLFVASFPLAPLLALINNIIEVRVDAWKLTTQFRRPVAAKAHSIGAWQEILNGMAILSVVTNAFIVAFTSDMMPRLVYIYAYQPDSEMNMKGYINNSLSVFNISEIPLVSRPDEGESPSWFNNSITTCRYRDYRYPPGHDKRYSHTMQFWHILAAKLAFIIIMEHVVFSVKFFVAWMIPDVPSDVRARVKRERYLVQEYLHNYEVEKLKMQLSQNGQNDCTCTPMIYPSIKHEVLSECL is encoded by the exons ATGCACCGAATAACGGGGAAAGCGGGAGGGGACAGTTTGATTGAGATGAGCCCGACAGACTCTTTCAATG ACGATATCAATGGCTACAACCAACACCCCTCATCCAGCACAGGATCCTTCCAGCAGGGACAGTCAGAG TCTCCTTTAAGGCctgatgtgtgtgttgagaCCTGTGAGTCTCTCAACACCAGCCTGGCCTCCTTGGCCGCCTCTGACCACAGCGACAGTCCAAAGTTTGAGGATCAGACCTTAGAGCGAATTAATGCTTTAACTGGG CTGGCGAGAAAGAGGGCACTATTCCTGAAGTTTCGTTCCAGG attgacaaacaacaacacagtaaaGACTCTGTGTTCTTTCGTGATGGATTGCGCAGGATTGACTTTGTCCTGTCCTATGTTGACGATAAAGATGATGAAAGGAAACAG gagaggaggaaggtgtACGAAGCCAATCTAGTGAATGTCGGCCTGGAGCTGGAGACAGAAGATAAATCG GAGTCAGAGGATGGAAAGACTTATTTTGTGAAGATCCACGCTCCATGGGAAGTGTTGGCCACCTACGCAGATGTGCTGAAGATCAAGGTGCCATTCAAGGCCAACGACATCCCAGAGAACAGTGAGATGCCCATGAACTGGCTGTCCACCCCCTTTCGTCTGCCGGAGCACATCATGCACCCTGAGCCAGACTATTTCACAGCTTCCTTCGACAAGAGCAAGTCTGACTTCTTCCTTATCGACGACAAGGACACATTCTTCCCGCCTTCTACTCGCAACAGGATA GTCAACTACATCCTGTCTCGCTGCTCGTACTACAGGGATGAATGTGGagataaagacaaaaaagggATCAAGAGGTTACTCAACAATGGCACCTACACTGCTGCCTTCCCCCTGCACGAT TGTAGATACTGGACAAGATCAAGAGATGCAAACTGCGAAAGTGAGAGATACAGTCTCTACAAACACTGGGCCAGATTCTTCTGTTTCTTCAAGGAGCAGCCCCTCAATCTTATAAG GAAGTATTATGGAGAGAAGATAGGTATTTATTTTGCCTGGCTGGGCTTTTACACTGAGATGCTGTTGTTTGCTGCAATAGTTGGAACAATTTGTTTCATCTACGGATTCCTCACCTACGATGACAATGAGTGGAG TAAAGAAATATGTAGTCCGGATATTGGAGGCAATATCGTCATGTGCCCACTGTGTGACAAGAAATGTGGCTACTGGAAACTCAACTCAACGTGCAACTCCTCATGG CAATCACACCTGTTTGACAACGTGGCAACAGTGTTTTTTGCCATATTTATGGGGATTTGGG TGACGCTGTTTCTGGAGTTCTGGAAGAGGCGGCAGGCTCGTCTCGAATACGAGTGGGATCTGGTCGACTTTGAGGAAGAGCAACAGCAACTGCAGCTTCGGCCAGAGTACGAGACCAAGTGCACCAACCGCAAGCTGAACCGCATCACTCAG GAAATGGAGCCATACTTACCTATAACAAGCAAGTGTGCACGCTCATGTCTGTCTGGAGCCACCGTCCTGTTATGG ATCTCATTGATCATTGCCTGCATCATTGGGGTGATAGCGTACCGCCTGGCGGTATACGCAGCCTTCGCCAGCATCATGAAGGACAACCCCACCTCCCATCTGCAGGTGGTCGGCCCCTACATCACGCCACAGCTGGCCACCTCTGTCACCGCCTCCTGCATCAACTTTGTCATCATCATGATCCTCAACCTCATGTATGAGAAAGTGGCTGTTTGGATCACTGACATGG AAATCCCCAAGACCCACATGGAGTATGAGAACAAACTGACGGTGAAGATGTTCCTCTTCCAGTTTGTCAACTACTACTCCTCCTGCTTCTATGTGGCTTTCTTTAAGGGCAAGTTTGTCGGCTATCCTGGAAAATATGAGTATATGTTTGGCAGCAAGCTGAGGAATGAAGAG TGTGACCCTGGTGGCTGTTTGATTGAGTTGACCACCCAGCTGGTGATTGTGATGACTGGTAAACAAGTGTGGGGCAACATCCAGGAGGCTCTGGTCCC GTGGCTGATGAACTGGTGGGGCAGCAGGAAGGCACGAAACCACCCAGAGAGTCTGTACAGCCGCTGGGAGCAGGACCACGACTTGCAGGGCTTTGGACAGCTGGGTCTCTTCTACGAGTACCTGGAAATGG TGATCCAGTTTGGTTTCATCACTCTGTTCGTCGCCTCCTTCCCCCTGGCACCCCTGCTGGCACTAATCAACAACATCATCGAGGTTAGAGTGGATGCCTGGAAGCTCACCACACAGTTCAGACGTCCTGTGGCAGCAAAGGCCCACAGCATCGGGGCCTGGCAGGAGATCCTCAATGGGATGGCCATACTCTCTGTGGTCACAAAT GCGTTTATTGTGgccttcacctctgacatgatGCCTCGGCTGGTGTACATATATGCCTACCAGCCAGACAGTGAGATGAATATGAAAGGCTACATAAACAACAGCCTGTCGGTGTTTAATATCTCTGAGATACCACTAGTCAGCAGGCCTGATGAGGGGGAGAGTCCATCCTGGTTCAACAACTCCATCACTACCTGCAG GTATCGTGATTATCGCTACCCTCCTGGCCATGACAAGCGGTACTCCCACACCATGCAGTTCTGGCATATTCTGGCTGCCAAGCTGgctttcatcatcatcatggag CACGTCGTGTTCTCGGTCAAATTCTTTGTGGCCTGGATGATCCCCGACGTTCCTTCAGACGTGCGGGCCCGAGTTAAGAGAGAGCGCTACCTGGTCCAGGAGTATCTCCATAACTACGAGGTGGAGAAGCTGAAAATGCAACTCAGCCAAAACGGCCAAAACGACTGTACCTGCACGCCCATGATCTATCCATCTATCAAACATGAGGTGCTGTCAGAGTGTCTCTAG